From the Gemmatimonadales bacterium genome, the window GGTCTGACTTCGCTCATCCGCGGCTGCATGCGAGCGTATTGGATGCCATGATCATGCCAAGCACTCGGCGAGGGCTCCATGAAGCTTCCCAACCTCCTGATCTACTTCGTGACGGGCGGGGTGTTCACCACACTGATCGTGGCGCTCGAAGAGAGCGGCCACCGCACTCTATCCGGGCTTGCCACCCTCGTGCCGGTGTTCACGCTCGTCGCGTACGCCTTCATCGGTGAATCAGCGGGAGGTGCGGCGGTCGGGCAGCACGCCAAGTGGGTGCTGGCCGGCACGCTCGTGTCCTGGGTGCCATACATGCTGGCGGTCGCTTACCTCGCCCCGAAGGTGGGATCGCAGAAGGCCATTCTGGCCGGCTTGGGCCTGTTCTTCGTCCTCGCCCTCGTGTACATCGCTGTCGCCAGCCGCCTGAAGCTGTTTCAGTGACGGCTGGGGCGCCGGCCGATTCCCACCGTCCGAGGTGGGTCAGACGGCCACGAGCCGGGCTGCCAAACCCGCGCCCGTAGTCGGGCGGCGCTGAGTCTCGGCACATTCTGGAGGCACCGTGAATGCTCAAGCGATTGCTCAGCTCGGCGTCGGCCTCCTGGGCGTGTGGGCCTTCATCGAGGCGCTGCTGGTCTTCCCCAGGGTCGCAACTGCTGCCCCGTTCCAGTATGCGCTGCATGGCGCCTGGGGTGCCTTCGCAGCGATGGCATTGCCGTTTGTGTTGTTGTTGGCCCTGAGCTACCTGCTCGTCTTTCATGCCGCCGCCGTGGCACGGCGCGTCCTCTCGACCCTCGACCTCGAGTCGACGGGTCCGCTGCCCGATGTCGCGTGTGTTCTCGTAGGTCTGGCCGGGGTCTTCGTCCTTCTCAATTCGCTTCCCGGGCTGGTGCAGGCGTGGATGGTGCGGTCGGGGTTCGAGGTTCCAGCCGCGATCCGGCTTCGAGTATGGGTCGCGAGCCTCGTTCAGGCCGGCGTCGGCCTGTTCCTGATCCTGCGGCCAGGGATCCTCGTTGCGCTCTGGCGGCCCCAGCGGGCAGTGCCACCGGGCGACAGCGCCGCCTGATCAAAGCCTGCAACGGCGGGCGGATCCGGTGGAGGCGCGCTGGGTTGGTGGACTGAGGTCGTGCAGGTGTTGTGCGCCCGGCGGCCAGGCGCCCGCCGCTGAGGCGCGAGTCGTCAGGCGGCGGCCAGACATCCAGGAGTGACCCCCATGGTGAGTGCTGCACTCGCAGGCGTGACGTTGCACGTGTCCGACGTCGAGCGCTCCATTGCCTTCTACCGCCGGTTGCCAGGTGCCACCGTGCTGTTCCACATGCCCGGGCGCTTTGCGCTGCTGAAGTTCGGAACTGGTCGCCTCGGGCTGCTCGCAGATCAGAAGCGTCAGTTTCACGTGGAGTTGGAGGTCGCGGATCTCGACGCCGCGGCTGGGGCACTGCGGGACCTCGGGATCGCGGCCGACGGGCCAACGGTCCGGGATTGGGGAGAGCGCGACATCCTGGTCCAGGACCCGGATGGCTATCTCCTGGAGTTTGGGACTGCGCGAGAACACTGAGGGTCCTGGAGCGGAGGGGACGGCCGCGTGACGCCGCCCTAACGCTCCCGGGTTAGGCTCAATCGGTGGTGGTTGGCGGGCCCGCGGCCGGCCCGCCGCCGAAGCGCGGTCCGTTCGTTGGACGGCGACAAACCTCTCGCAGGGGGCCCAGCACATGAGCACGCGACTTCCCGGGCTTGTCTCCCTCGCTCTGCTTCTCGGTTGCGCCTCCGCTCCACCACGGCCCCAGCTGGCTCCGGGGTCGCCCGGGTATGTGGCGCCCACGGAGCGGACCATCGTCGCCGAGTCCGAGCCGTCGGTCGACGTGCAGGAGATCTACGTCGAGAACAACTCCTCCGCGGTCGTCGTGGTGACCAACGTGAACGTCATCGAGTGCAAGAACGTGACGCCGTGCGGGCTCGTACCGCTGCACGTCCAGGTCGGTCCGGGCCAGCGGCGCAAGGTGCTCAGCATCCGCCCGGTGGATAGCATGACGGCGTGGTCGTATCGCTACCGGTATGGCTGGAGTGTCCTGCCGGGTCGCTGAGCGCCGCGTTCCGCCGTCCGACCAGCGGCAGCCCGCCGCTGGGCGCGATTCGTCAGGCGAGTCACTTGAGAGGGGACGCCCGTGACTCATCGAGTGCTAGGCATCAGCGTGATCCTGATCCTGTGCTCCTGCCCGTCGCCCAGGCCCGGCAGCGAGCCCAGCCCGGCCAGCGCGCGCCTTGCGTGCGCGAGCCGAATCGCGCTGACCGGCGGGTTCGCTGAGGTGAACCTGGGCCGGTCCGGTGCCACTCGGTTCGTACGAGCTCGTCCCGAAGGGGGCGAGGACGTAATCGACGTGACGGCGAGCGATTCGGCCGTGTCCGCGCAGGCTTTTTCCGCGTCCCCATCGGTCCCCGTCGGCGGCGCTGCAAGCTCGGGGGCGGTGTTTGTTGCCGGTCACATCCGCGAGGCATGCTCGCGGTGACCTGCCCGACCGGCGCCTGAAGCGGACGGGTGCGCCGCGCTCGCTGGTCGAGTGGCTGGTGAGGGAAGGGGAGGACAGCGCCCGGCGACGGCCTCGACAGCGCGTCGCAAGTTGCGACATGCGTCACCTTTTCTCTGCGCACGCTGTCCGTGTCAGGCATCCGCACCAAGACGGGGCAGTCCATCAGGGAGGCGGCGATGCACCGCACGGGACTCCCGACCTCGCACCCGCGTTACCGCAGGGTCGCCACGGACGCGACGCCGCCCGAACCCCTGCCGTACGCGCCGCACGCCGCGCCAGTGGCGCCGGCCTCCGAGCCGCGCAAGGCTCGCACACCCTGTGTGCCGTCAGGCGCCAGCATCCTCGACGTTTTGGAGAGCTGCGGGCTTCCCACGCGGGCGTTCGATCCCGGCACCATCAGCCACAGCGAACGGGTGGCGTCCTACGCCGCGGAGATCGCCGCGGCCATCGGCCTGAGCCGGATCGAAATCCGCCCCGTACGCCTCGGCGCCTACCTGCACGACGTCGGCAAGCTCAAGGTGTCGCCCAGAATCCTGCGGAAGCCCGGACGCCTGACCGATGCCGAATTCGCGATCATGAAGATGCATCCGGTCTGGGGTCTCGACGTGCTCGAGGGCGTTCACCTGCCCGCCGCCGTCCGTTCCGCGATCCGCTGGCACCACGAGAAGCACGACGGGACCGGATACCCCGACGGCCTGTGCGGCGAGCAGATCCCGCTGCACGCGTCCATCATCGCCATCGCGGACGTCTACGACGCGCTGACCAGCTCGCGCAGCTACCGCCCTCCGATGAGCAGCTCCGGCGCGATGGCGTTGATGCGCGTGCGGCAGGGCTCGTGGCGGCCCGAAGTGTACGCGGCGTTCTGCCGGGCCGCGGCCTCCCCCGCGCGTGGCGCCGCGCTGCTGCTCGCGGCCGCCGCCGGCAGCCGGCGCCGGGAAGCGGCGATCGGGTTCGCCGTGGCGTAGGCGGGTCGGCCGCCACGCGCCCTGCGGAGCACGGGCGACCACGACCGGGACCATGCGGTCAGCGAGGGGGCCGAATTGAGGAAGCATCTCGGAATGTCATCGGCCTTTTGACCGTGCCACGCGACTCGGCGAGATTCCGCGCACGACCGCCCAGCTGACACGCCACGCCGTCCATCAGTACTGCAACAGCCCAACTCGACCACTACCCTCGCGGTGGAGAAGACGCCGGTGAGCCGGGGGCTCCCGCGGCCGCTGCCGCCCGCGCCCCCGGCGATCAACTGGCGCGTGACGCACGCCCGACGCACGATGATTAGGTTGAGTTGGTGGCAGAGGCGGGGCCGGCGGCCGGCCCGCCGCCGAGGCGCGATTCGTCAGGCCGCTGCGACCGCCAACGGGGTGGCGCCGGTCAGGAGTGGAGCCCCAATGCGACTCGACGCGCGCGTTCGCCAGGCCGGCATCATGCTCCTCGCACTACTCGGTGTCGGGTTGGTGGGATGGCGGTTGCTGGGCATCTACTCGGTCCGCACGTACCAAGCGTTCCTGGCTCCCACCCGGGAGTTCCTGGCCGCCGGCCTGGCGCAGGACTCCGCTGCCCTCGCCCGGCAGGGCGCAGAGGCGGTTGCCGTGCGGTGGGTGCTGGCCGCCGGTCGTCAGGACGCCGCGTATCTGCGGGAGCTCGACCACAGCCTCTATGTCGGGCACGCGATGCAGAGAGGCGACACTACGCTCGTGCTGTTCGGCACCAGGAGCTTCGGCGAATGCACGAGCTGGCCCCTCACGGTCTTCTTCAGGGGACCTCCGGCTGCCCCCAGGATCCAGAGGATCAGCAGCGGCTGTCGCGAACTGGGCCACCCGCACGGGCACTGAGCTCGGGGCCGCCGCCGAGCTGCGATGCGTAAGGCGGCCGCACGAGGAGGAACCGGGACACCGGCCACCGCGCAGGTGCGGTACATCGTCCACGACGTCGATGCGGTGATCGTCCTGCGGCGGGTGGAACCGATTCGCGATCGAAGTGAGCGATCGTGCCGCGACGGTCGAGGCGCTCCGGAAAGCCGGCGCCCGCCTCCGGAACACCATCGTCACCGCGGAGAGGCGGGGGGCGGCAACGGGAGGTATCGGTGCAGCTACAGTCGTGCATCCCGGTCATCCCGAGCGCAGACCTGGACCAGAGCCTGCGCTTCTGGGTCGAGGGTCTCGGGCTCACGATGGACCGGCCCATGCGGAAGGACGGCCGCCTCGTCGGTTGCATGGTCCACGACGAGCGCCTCTACTTCTGGCTCAATCAGCGTGCCGGCTCACCGGTCAGGCCGGAGAACTACCATGGCATCCGACTGTACTGGGCGCCCCGCGACATCCACGCGCTGAGGGATCGCCTGCAACAGCTGGGCTATGCCGTCTCGGAGATCACCGACCGCGATTACGGTCAGACGGAGTTCTTCGTGACCGACGACGACGGATACGAGCACTGCTTCGGGGTGGCCACCCACCGGGACACGTAGTGCCTGTGGCCGCCCAACCAGAGCGGCAACGCGTGTCCCGAGGAGCCCACGTGTCGAAGGCCCGGCTTCTGATCTTCGTCACTGTGCCCTTGGTGCTGGCCGATTGCGCCTCCAAGCGCGCCGCGGTGACCTACCTGCAGCCGCCTCACGTCGCACATCCGGTCGTCGGGAACACCGTGCGTTTGACCCTGGCGTTCAACCAGCAGGCCGTCATGAGCTTGCCGGTGGGCCCGCGCGCCCGCTGGCTGCTCATCGCTGCCACGGCCGCCGCCATCGTCATCCTGGTGCGGCTGCTGCGCACCACCGGGGTCGGTGACAGGGCTCGCGCGCTCGGGCTGGCGCTGCTGATCGGCGGTGCGGCGGGCAACCTCCTGGATCGGCTGGCGAGCAACCGGGGCGTGGTCGACTTCATCGACGTGGGCCTGGGCGCATGGCGGTTCTGGACGTTCAACCTGGCCGACATCGGGATCAGCCTCGGGGCCGGGTTGCTCGCCTGGACGCTGTGGCGGCGCGAGGCGCGGGTAGGCGGACGCGAGGACCAGGCATGACGCGAACCGTTCCATGCGCAACCAACGACGTAGCGTAGCTCAGGGGCTG encodes:
- a CDS encoding VOC family protein, which encodes MSDVERSIAFYRRLPGATVLFHMPGRFALLKFGTGRLGLLADQKRQFHVELEVADLDAAAGALRDLGIAADGPTVRDWGERDILVQDPDGYLLEFGTAREH
- a CDS encoding HD domain-containing phosphohydrolase, coding for MSGIRTKTGQSIREAAMHRTGLPTSHPRYRRVATDATPPEPLPYAPHAAPVAPASEPRKARTPCVPSGASILDVLESCGLPTRAFDPGTISHSERVASYAAEIAAAIGLSRIEIRPVRLGAYLHDVGKLKVSPRILRKPGRLTDAEFAIMKMHPVWGLDVLEGVHLPAAVRSAIRWHHEKHDGTGYPDGLCGEQIPLHASIIAIADVYDALTSSRSYRPPMSSSGAMALMRVRQGSWRPEVYAAFCRAAASPARGAALLLAAAAGSRRREAAIGFAVA
- a CDS encoding VOC family protein: MQLQSCIPVIPSADLDQSLRFWVEGLGLTMDRPMRKDGRLVGCMVHDERLYFWLNQRAGSPVRPENYHGIRLYWAPRDIHALRDRLQQLGYAVSEITDRDYGQTEFFVTDDDGYEHCFGVATHRDT
- the lspA gene encoding signal peptidase II, which encodes MSKARLLIFVTVPLVLADCASKRAAVTYLQPPHVAHPVVGNTVRLTLAFNQQAVMSLPVGPRARWLLIAATAAAIVILVRLLRTTGVGDRARALGLALLIGGAAGNLLDRLASNRGVVDFIDVGLGAWRFWTFNLADIGISLGAGLLAWTLWRREARVGGREDQA